AAAGCTGAATCCAGCTTCCTCCCTGAAGATCAAGACCTAACTGGAGATTTCCTTCAATTCCTTTATTAACTGCGGGCGGAAGTGCGTAGATGCTTAATATTGAAAATATTATGAGTCCGACCATTATTAAAATGCGCCAGTCAGTAAAAATCTTCTTTAGTGTACTGTCTTCATCTGACATTTTTTCCTCCTTTTGTCTCTTTTAAATACCATTTTAAAAGACCTGCATTGAGCATCCAGGTATTCATAAGATCAACAAAGAGACCAATTAACAAAACAGCTGAAATATCACGGATTATCCCTATCTGACCTATTGCTGATACAATAAACATCGCAGCTACAGCAGTCATTGTTGTGGTGGTCATAATAAATCCGGTCTTAAAAGCTCCTTTTAATTTTTCATCCGGTTTTCCCTGTCTTTTCAGAAGTCTTGTAGTAAGCAGTATATTGCTGTCAACAGAATATCCGATGAGCATTAATAATGCCGCAGTTGTTCCAAGTGATAATGTGACTCCGAAAACATCCATGAAAGCCGCTGTTATTACCATATCTGAAAATGCCGCCAAAACAATGGCAATACTGGGCACGTAATTTCTAAAAGCCGCAAAGACAAATATTCCCATTAAGGCAAATGCAATCAGAATTGCCCAGATTGCCTGTGTCTGAAGAGTTTTTCCAAATGTTTCACCAATTTGATCCACTTTTGCATCCGGATATCTGTCTGATATATGCTCAGTCAGCGATCTGAATTCAGAATCCCCAAGAGATTCGAAGACAATATAGAATCCGTCATTAATGCTTTCCCCAACACTCTTTAACGGATATTCGCTGAAATATTCATATA
The genomic region above belongs to Methanomicrobium antiquum and contains:
- a CDS encoding protein translocase subunit SecF; the protein is MGKFTYDITRYEPRQMVALPAGLLIISIIFLAFNTFATGMPITPGIDFSGGVAVTLFTSDSQEHIYEYFSEYPLKSVGESINDGFYIVFESLGDSEFRSLTEHISDRYPDAKVDQIGETFGKTLQTQAIWAILIAFALMGIFVFAAFRNYVPSIAIVLAAFSDMVITAAFMDVFGVTLSLGTTAALLMLIGYSVDSNILLTTRLLKRQGKPDEKLKGAFKTGFIMTTTTMTAVAAMFIVSAIGQIGIIRDISAVLLIGLFVDLMNTWMLNAGLLKWYLKETKGGKNVR